One genomic region from Nostoc sp. C052 encodes:
- a CDS encoding reverse transcriptase domain-containing protein — translation MSRSLDDLLTEYFQPEKLKAAFKAYEQQKTDFLQQGEPKVQMGVDGISYPTFKKELDLRCQLLSNRLLKGTYQFYTFREIEIPKPSGGKRVLSIATIRDVIVQKVLYDAIYKEIEKDFQATSRLDKVSFAYRKGKSAPYAASLIHYYIKQGFIFALDADIVKFFDNLSHEYLFEIIEIKFGQNTLATKLLRRFIKTGGLPHKNQRGKTYGYRFFHHHKPILNNQRIIRTQGIPQGGVLSGMLANLYLHEFDCWVLNDLSKKYSLRYVRYADDFVILLKEKELIPLVHQEVAQKLQDIKLELHADESKTKYVDIAKDFLEFVGFQFNLEHIKVKPGNILRFQERIIEKINKEPSYKTGENSKRRFNFFIKYVINKKVTGRGEKICDECSGVLGERIKSWMGFFMGITDIQQIRELDKWIRKEVSKHFYTKYQLRLKKSDFKNARLITLEQEYYRLHKRKKCLCEKPNCSLSQMNDSKAIQDKGASQTISWNFIGNFLEIIFRKLFAL, via the coding sequence ATGTCCAGATCCTTGGACGATTTACTCACTGAATACTTTCAGCCGGAGAAGCTAAAGGCTGCGTTTAAAGCTTACGAACAACAAAAAACGGATTTCTTGCAGCAGGGTGAGCCAAAAGTGCAGATGGGGGTAGATGGTATTTCTTACCCAACCTTTAAAAAGGAACTTGATTTACGTTGTCAGCTTTTATCAAATAGATTACTTAAAGGTACATATCAGTTTTATACTTTTCGAGAAATAGAGATTCCCAAGCCATCTGGTGGAAAGCGAGTTTTATCGATTGCTACTATACGCGATGTTATTGTCCAAAAAGTATTGTATGATGCTATTTACAAAGAAATAGAAAAAGATTTTCAAGCTACATCTAGACTTGATAAAGTATCTTTTGCATATAGAAAGGGAAAGTCTGCACCCTATGCAGCAAGCTTGATTCATTATTATATTAAACAAGGTTTTATATTTGCCTTAGATGCTGATATAGTAAAATTTTTCGATAATCTATCTCACGAATATCTTTTTGAAATTATAGAGATAAAGTTTGGTCAAAATACTCTAGCTACTAAATTATTAAGACGGTTTATAAAAACTGGTGGACTTCCACATAAAAACCAACGTGGCAAAACATACGGATACCGTTTTTTTCATCATCATAAGCCTATTCTAAATAATCAAAGAATTATAAGAACTCAGGGTATTCCTCAAGGTGGTGTACTTTCGGGAATGCTAGCAAATTTATATTTACATGAATTTGATTGTTGGGTTCTCAATGATTTATCGAAAAAATATTCTCTGAGATACGTCCGTTATGCGGATGATTTTGTAATACTTTTAAAAGAAAAAGAATTAATTCCTCTAGTACATCAAGAAGTTGCTCAAAAGTTGCAAGATATAAAGCTAGAATTACATGCTGATGAAAGTAAAACCAAATATGTTGATATAGCTAAAGATTTTCTAGAGTTTGTTGGCTTTCAATTCAATCTTGAGCATATCAAAGTTAAACCAGGAAACATTTTAAGATTCCAGGAAAGAATTATAGAAAAGATTAATAAAGAGCCATCTTATAAAACTGGTGAAAATTCCAAACGTAGATTTAACTTTTTTATCAAATATGTGATTAATAAAAAAGTAACTGGGCGTGGTGAAAAAATATGTGATGAATGCAGTGGTGTGTTAGGAGAAAGAATAAAAAGTTGGATGGGATTTTTTATGGGTATTACAGACATCCAACAAATACGTGAATTGGATAAATGGATTCGTAAAGAAGTTAGCAAACATTTTTATACAAAGTATCAACTTCGGCTGAAGAAATCAGATTTTAAAAATGCAAGATTAATTACTCTTGAGCAAGAGTATTACAGACTTCATAAACGAAAAAAGTGTTTATGTGAGAAACCTAATTGTTCTTTAAGTCAAATGAATGATAGTAAAGCCATACAG
- a CDS encoding type I restriction endonuclease subunit R: MPQQTPEYIHVELPIVQQLTSMGWQYIEGDWDNAEVTERENFKQVLLTERLKAAIKRINLDNNGNLWLDDLQVQAAVSQLERLGANRLMEANQAATELLLKGTTVLGQDGKQHTVHFIEFDPEHCDRNDFLAVNQYRVDPPWATGNRGFIVPDMVLLVNGIPLVVIECKSPNLDNPITEAIQDLLKYSNQRGSSQPEGAEKLFHYNLLMIAASRGRATAGTIGANYEHYVDWKDTIPSPQAEIAAQSGVSELNFRQTLIAGMLKPANLIDIFHNFTLFKTSGGRTIKIVPRYQQYRAVYKALHRLQHNQTRAEHGTDDQRGGIIWHTQGSGKSLTMVYLIRKIRTIPELRRFKIVVVTDRRDLEKQLADTAVLTGEPLQKAKNVKKLEQYLQQPGAGLVFGMIQKFKSGEDSDEEAEIEPIPKNLNPSENILVLIDEAHRSHAKTLHTNLLEALPNCVRIGFTGTPIVKAAKKTTLQIFGSFIDEYNIRQSQEDKVTLPIVYEGLEARGTVTQGDDLDKLFEIIFADKTPEERAQIKAKYATKTQVGEARELIKAKAKSMLHHYIERILAGGFKAQVVASTRLAAVRYQEAFVEAQGEIVQQLEHRAPLLQSLNTEALESLDAETRFFAQALPHLEIIRKLEFAAIISGDKGDDGSWKKWTDKSQQEINIEKFKKSLDEDSLAILIVKNMLLTGFDAPLEQVLYLDRSLKEYELLQAIARVNRVYDDKKTEGLVVDYYGVDIAAALSAYENLDTESAWFDIRTELPRLRDKHQRVIALFTEKGCTIDDVDACVDLLKDERLRVEFNDYLKDFLNTLDTILPRSEARQPYNFVRDAKKLGFIKKAVADLYRDEKLNIVSAKEKVRALIDQYIESQGIDPKVPPIDIMSLDFKTHVQRHRSIKAQAAEMEFAARHHISINYEEDPVYYKNLSEKLTEILESLADNWEEKVEALRKYIEQIQTTRTTDETGLDPKTQMPFLNILGEYSHKQLPELAQATVEIIEHIRQEVRRVNWGSQIVQEDLRRWIAGYLDDHDLVSYNQLEEVADKLVQLARRNRDNLMA; the protein is encoded by the coding sequence ATGCCCCAACAAACTCCTGAGTATATTCATGTAGAACTGCCTATCGTTCAACAACTCACCAGTATGGGTTGGCAGTACATTGAAGGAGATTGGGACAATGCCGAAGTTACCGAACGAGAGAATTTCAAGCAAGTTCTACTGACAGAGCGCCTCAAAGCTGCTATCAAACGCATCAACCTGGATAACAACGGTAATCTCTGGCTTGATGATCTTCAAGTTCAAGCCGCAGTTAGTCAGTTAGAACGTCTGGGTGCAAATAGATTAATGGAAGCTAACCAAGCCGCTACAGAATTGCTACTCAAAGGCACTACTGTTTTAGGACAAGACGGTAAACAGCATACGGTACATTTTATTGAATTTGACCCTGAACATTGCGATCGCAACGATTTTCTCGCCGTCAATCAATACCGAGTAGACCCGCCTTGGGCAACAGGTAATCGGGGGTTTATTGTCCCAGACATGGTACTACTTGTTAACGGCATTCCTCTAGTAGTGATTGAATGTAAAAGTCCCAATTTAGATAACCCGATAACTGAAGCAATTCAAGACTTATTGAAATATTCCAACCAACGGGGTAGCAGTCAACCAGAAGGCGCAGAAAAATTATTCCACTACAATCTGCTGATGATAGCAGCCTCTAGAGGACGGGCAACAGCCGGAACCATCGGCGCAAATTATGAACATTATGTTGATTGGAAAGATACCATTCCCAGCCCCCAAGCGGAAATTGCTGCACAATCAGGCGTTTCTGAATTGAATTTTCGCCAAACCCTCATCGCCGGAATGCTGAAACCAGCTAATCTGATCGACATCTTTCATAATTTCACTCTATTTAAAACCAGTGGCGGACGCACCATCAAAATTGTTCCCCGTTACCAGCAATATCGGGCAGTTTATAAAGCACTGCACCGACTTCAACACAATCAAACCCGCGCCGAACATGGCACAGATGACCAACGCGGTGGCATTATCTGGCATACCCAAGGTTCAGGTAAAAGCCTGACAATGGTTTACCTAATTCGGAAAATTCGCACTATCCCAGAATTACGCCGCTTTAAAATTGTTGTTGTCACTGATCGCCGCGACTTAGAAAAACAACTTGCAGATACCGCCGTCCTCACTGGGGAACCATTGCAAAAGGCTAAAAACGTCAAAAAGCTAGAACAATACTTGCAACAACCAGGCGCTGGCTTAGTCTTCGGAATGATCCAGAAATTTAAAAGTGGAGAGGATTCTGATGAAGAAGCAGAAATAGAACCAATTCCGAAAAACCTCAATCCTTCGGAAAATATCTTAGTGCTAATTGACGAAGCACACCGTTCTCACGCCAAAACCCTCCACACTAATTTATTAGAAGCCTTACCTAACTGTGTCCGTATCGGCTTCACTGGTACACCGATTGTCAAAGCTGCCAAAAAAACCACGCTGCAAATTTTTGGTTCATTTATCGACGAATACAATATCCGCCAATCCCAAGAAGATAAAGTCACTTTACCCATTGTCTACGAAGGGTTAGAAGCTAGAGGTACTGTAACCCAAGGTGATGACCTCGACAAACTTTTTGAAATTATCTTTGCTGATAAAACCCCTGAAGAACGGGCGCAAATTAAAGCTAAGTACGCAACTAAAACCCAAGTTGGCGAAGCGCGGGAATTAATTAAAGCCAAAGCTAAAAGTATGCTGCATCATTATATTGAGCGCATTTTAGCAGGAGGCTTTAAAGCGCAAGTAGTCGCCTCTACCCGTCTCGCTGCCGTCCGTTACCAAGAGGCGTTTGTGGAAGCGCAAGGGGAAATAGTCCAGCAGCTAGAACACCGCGCACCCCTTCTGCAAAGTCTCAATACGGAGGCTTTAGAATCGCTTGATGCCGAAACTCGTTTTTTTGCTCAAGCACTCCCACATCTTGAAATCATACGCAAACTAGAATTTGCTGCTATCATCTCCGGTGATAAAGGAGATGACGGTAGTTGGAAAAAGTGGACAGATAAAAGTCAACAGGAGATTAATATTGAGAAATTTAAAAAGTCTTTAGACGAAGATAGTTTAGCGATTTTAATTGTAAAAAATATGCTACTAACAGGTTTTGATGCACCGTTAGAACAAGTTTTATATTTAGACAGGTCGCTAAAGGAATACGAATTGCTGCAAGCGATCGCTCGTGTTAACCGAGTGTATGACGATAAAAAAACAGAAGGGTTAGTGGTCGATTATTACGGTGTTGATATCGCTGCTGCACTCTCGGCTTATGAAAATCTTGATACAGAATCTGCCTGGTTTGATATCCGTACAGAATTGCCAAGGTTGCGCGACAAACACCAGCGAGTTATTGCTCTATTTACTGAAAAGGGCTGCACAATTGATGATGTAGATGCTTGTGTAGACTTACTCAAAGATGAACGTCTCAGAGTTGAATTTAACGACTATTTAAAAGACTTTCTCAACACTCTTGATACAATATTGCCGCGTTCAGAAGCACGTCAGCCCTATAATTTTGTTCGAGATGCCAAAAAACTAGGCTTTATTAAAAAAGCTGTTGCTGACCTCTACAGAGATGAAAAACTTAACATCGTTAGCGCCAAAGAGAAAGTTAGAGCATTAATAGACCAATATATTGAATCGCAAGGTATTGACCCAAAAGTACCACCGATTGATATAATGTCACTGGATTTTAAAACCCATGTCCAGCGCCATCGCTCGATTAAAGCACAAGCCGCAGAAATGGAATTCGCTGCCCGTCATCATATCAGCATAAATTATGAAGAAGACCCAGTTTACTACAAAAATTTAAGTGAAAAGCTAACAGAAATTCTGGAATCTTTAGCTGATAACTGGGAAGAAAAAGTTGAAGCTTTGCGGAAATATATAGAACAAATCCAAACTACCCGTACTACGGATGAGACTGGATTAGATCCTAAAACTCAAATGCCATTTCTCAACATTTTAGGTGAATATTCCCACAAACAACTCCCCGAACTTGCTCAAGCAACTGTGGAAATTATCGAACATATCCGCCAAGAAGTACGACGGGTAAATTGGGGTAGCCAAATAGTCCAAGAGGATTTAAGGAGGTGGATAGCAGGCTACTTGGACGATCATGATTTGGTGAGTTACAACCAACTCGAAGAAGTTGCGGATAAATTAGTCCAACTAGCTAGGAGAAATCGTGATAATTTAATGGCATGA
- a CDS encoding M48 family metallopeptidase, whose amino-acid sequence MTSITFGDLSFEIRHSSKRRTVGITVERDGKLVLASPPEVPIETLEKIVSEKRYWIYSKLLKKESLNPPANVKEYVSGEGFYYLGRSYRLKVVERVQQQPSLRLYQSRFELQQPAQVQGREYFIQWYREHLQPIVEQQIATLIKRVTTSPRSIQVRELGNRWGSCGHKGDLYFHWRVAMLPRTMIEYLAVHELVHLIEPDHSTAFWHRVERIVPDYLERKQWLAENGAIYNL is encoded by the coding sequence ATGACAAGCATCACCTTTGGCGACCTGAGTTTTGAAATTCGCCATAGTTCCAAACGCCGCACCGTAGGTATTACCGTCGAACGTGACGGTAAATTAGTCTTAGCTTCTCCCCCAGAAGTACCAATAGAAACATTAGAAAAAATTGTCAGCGAGAAACGTTACTGGATTTACAGTAAACTTTTAAAAAAAGAGTCGTTAAATCCACCAGCTAATGTTAAAGAATATGTATCAGGTGAAGGTTTTTATTATCTAGGACGCAGCTATCGCCTGAAAGTAGTGGAGCGAGTTCAACAACAGCCATCTCTGAGACTCTATCAAAGCCGCTTCGAGTTACAGCAGCCAGCACAAGTTCAAGGCCGAGAATACTTTATTCAGTGGTATCGGGAACACCTTCAGCCAATTGTAGAACAACAAATTGCCACACTGATTAAACGAGTTACTACTTCGCCTCGTTCAATACAAGTACGTGAGTTAGGGAATCGTTGGGGTTCTTGCGGACACAAAGGGGATTTATATTTTCACTGGCGAGTAGCAATGCTACCACGGACGATGATTGAGTATTTGGCAGTTCATGAATTAGTGCATCTAATTGAACCTGATCACAGCACTGCATTTTGGCATAGGGTGGAGCGTATTGTGCCAGATTATCTTGAGCGAAAGCAGTGGTTAGCTGAGAATGGGGCAATTTATAACCTCTAG
- a CDS encoding strawberry notch-like NTP hydrolase domain-containing protein encodes MVQQLFTQGSLFDLQTVIDYGQSVINVAQELAKVLIDNRPLSTKTVQAQMNRYFLGSAASGAWQWKDAYEAVEVAQILYLRHLEIRILSQQPQVVVQQLEELTALCPTQTRRSEESVQLQQFSTPLPLAYLVAKAGFIKADDLILEPSAGTGLLAQMAKLHSASLMLNELAPDRTKILRRLFPGTPLFSVNAEQINDYLAGQTQPSVVLMNPPFSASPKISSRNPDATPRHINSALQRLADGGRLVTITANWFSPANPSWRETFLKWQDFARVLMSVGVNGKVYSKHGTQIDTRITVIDKVPADNPGEIPCISETLDLPEILALIEQLPQRSSWESSDIKAAAAIAKVVQLPKRSVVVQAETLSSIPDVVILEYEVVEWSATEGLKDTLYETYRPQRIRIKDALPHPSLLCESAALALVSPPPPTYKPHLPRNIVSQGLLSEGQLESVIYAGQAHGEFLSGSYIVDDSWDNVTVAATGEENAVKFRRGWFLGDGTGAGKGRQCAGIILDNWCQERRKAIWVSKSSALIEDARRDWCALGGSEKDIIDLGNIKLADPIPFTQGILFCTYSTLRSQKNGKSRLKQIVEWASKDFEGAIAFDECHSMGNAMAQEGKLGMVAASQQGIVGLRLQNALPSARVVYVSATGATKVSNLSYANRLGLWQTGDFPFTSREDFVESIEGGGIAAMEVVARDLKALGLYLAKQI; translated from the coding sequence ATGGTACAGCAACTTTTCACTCAAGGTTCTTTATTCGATTTGCAAACAGTAATCGATTATGGGCAGTCAGTTATTAATGTTGCCCAAGAGCTTGCAAAAGTTTTAATAGATAATCGCCCTCTCTCTACAAAAACTGTTCAAGCTCAGATGAATCGCTATTTTCTAGGCAGTGCTGCGTCCGGTGCGTGGCAGTGGAAAGACGCTTACGAAGCAGTGGAAGTAGCGCAAATCTTATATCTGCGTCATCTGGAAATTAGGATTTTATCACAACAACCTCAAGTGGTTGTGCAACAATTAGAAGAATTAACAGCCCTCTGCCCAACCCAAACACGGCGTAGTGAAGAGTCAGTACAGCTTCAGCAATTCTCCACCCCTCTACCGCTTGCTTATCTAGTAGCCAAAGCAGGATTTATAAAGGCTGATGATTTGATTTTGGAGCCAAGTGCCGGAACTGGTCTATTGGCACAAATGGCTAAATTGCACAGTGCAAGTCTGATGCTCAACGAGCTTGCACCCGATAGAACGAAGATTCTGCGGCGATTATTCCCTGGTACACCATTATTCTCAGTAAACGCGGAACAAATTAACGACTATCTGGCAGGGCAAACTCAGCCCTCAGTTGTTCTGATGAATCCGCCTTTCTCCGCATCTCCCAAAATCAGCAGTCGCAATCCCGACGCAACTCCTCGCCACATAAACTCGGCATTGCAAAGACTGGCTGACGGTGGACGATTGGTAACAATCACAGCCAATTGGTTTTCTCCGGCTAACCCAAGCTGGCGAGAGACTTTCCTTAAGTGGCAGGATTTTGCGCGAGTTTTAATGTCGGTCGGGGTTAACGGCAAGGTGTACTCAAAGCATGGGACGCAAATTGACACCAGAATCACAGTAATTGACAAGGTTCCGGCTGATAATCCCGGCGAAATCCCCTGTATTTCTGAAACCTTGGATTTGCCTGAAATACTGGCATTAATTGAGCAGTTGCCACAGAGGTCTTCGTGGGAAAGCTCAGATATCAAAGCTGCTGCGGCAATCGCAAAAGTTGTTCAATTACCAAAACGCTCTGTGGTAGTTCAAGCAGAAACACTTTCTTCAATTCCAGATGTGGTTATTCTGGAATACGAAGTCGTCGAATGGTCTGCTACTGAAGGACTCAAAGATACTTTATACGAAACCTATCGCCCACAAAGAATCCGGATCAAGGACGCTTTACCTCATCCCTCGCTACTCTGTGAGAGTGCAGCCCTAGCGCTTGTCTCGCCACCACCACCCACTTACAAACCGCATCTCCCGCGAAACATTGTCTCACAAGGATTGTTATCTGAAGGACAACTTGAAAGCGTTATTTACGCAGGTCAGGCGCACGGTGAATTTCTTTCTGGGTCTTATATTGTCGATGATTCATGGGATAATGTGACTGTAGCGGCAACTGGCGAAGAAAATGCTGTAAAATTTCGTCGTGGCTGGTTCTTAGGCGATGGGACAGGCGCAGGGAAAGGAAGACAATGTGCAGGAATCATCCTCGACAACTGGTGTCAGGAACGAAGAAAAGCCATTTGGGTATCAAAGAGTTCTGCTCTTATTGAGGACGCACGTAGAGATTGGTGTGCGCTCGGAGGTAGTGAAAAAGATATTATCGACCTGGGCAACATCAAACTTGCCGATCCAATTCCCTTCACCCAAGGCATTCTGTTCTGCACGTACTCTACTCTACGTTCTCAAAAGAACGGTAAAAGTCGGCTCAAGCAAATCGTTGAGTGGGCAAGCAAGGACTTTGAGGGAGCGATCGCTTTCGACGAATGCCACAGTATGGGCAATGCAATGGCGCAAGAGGGCAAACTCGGCATGGTTGCAGCATCCCAGCAAGGCATTGTTGGGCTGCGGTTGCAAAACGCACTGCCCTCAGCACGGGTTGTATACGTATCGGCGACCGGAGCGACGAAAGTTTCTAACCTGTCTTATGCAAATCGTCTGGGGCTTTGGCAGACTGGTGATTTCCCTTTCACCTCCCGTGAGGATTTTGTGGAATCCATTGAGGGCGGTGGTATCGCCGCTATGGAGGTAGTAGCCAGGGATCTCAAGGCTTTGGGACTGTATCTGGCTAAACAAATATGA
- a CDS encoding RpoD/SigA family RNA polymerase sigma factor: MPSPTTDLVRSYLKEIGRYPLLTPEQEITNARLVQQMMAIEQQRQAITLQLNRQPTARELATSLGQSEAEVELILHQGERAKQKMVTANLRLVVAIAKKYQNHNLDFLDLLQEGALGLQRGIEKFDPNKGYKLSTYVYWWITQSITRAIADKSRTIRLPIHINEKLNKIRRIQQQLSQSLGRPPVVVEIAESLNLSPSQIRDYLQVSKSPVSLEMRVGDEGETELADILPMDGISLDEQITLESLQQDLSKLLALLKPRQREILTLRFGLSDNQQLTLSQVAKRLNLSRETIRKTEHLALSVLRSHQNKIKDYLLN, encoded by the coding sequence ATGCCCAGCCCAACTACGGACTTAGTTCGTTCCTACCTCAAAGAAATCGGACGCTACCCTCTGCTAACTCCTGAGCAAGAAATTACAAATGCTAGGCTTGTACAGCAGATGATGGCGATTGAGCAGCAACGGCAAGCGATCACACTTCAACTAAACCGACAACCAACGGCAAGAGAGTTAGCTACCTCACTTGGGCAAAGCGAAGCTGAAGTGGAGTTAATTCTTCATCAAGGGGAACGAGCAAAGCAGAAAATGGTGACTGCTAACCTACGGCTGGTGGTGGCGATCGCTAAAAAGTACCAGAACCACAATTTAGATTTTCTTGACTTGCTCCAAGAAGGGGCGCTGGGACTGCAACGAGGAATCGAAAAGTTCGACCCTAACAAAGGCTACAAATTATCAACCTATGTTTATTGGTGGATTACCCAGTCAATAACACGCGCTATAGCAGATAAGTCTCGCACTATCCGCTTGCCAATCCATATCAATGAAAAGTTAAACAAAATCAGAAGAATACAGCAGCAGCTGTCTCAATCGTTGGGTCGTCCTCCAGTTGTAGTAGAAATTGCCGAATCATTAAATCTGTCGCCAAGCCAAATAAGAGATTACCTTCAGGTTTCTAAGTCTCCAGTCTCACTCGAAATGCGAGTGGGAGATGAGGGTGAAACTGAACTAGCCGATATTTTGCCGATGGATGGCATTTCTCTAGATGAGCAAATAACTCTTGAGTCTCTACAGCAAGACTTGAGCAAGTTGCTGGCATTACTTAAGCCAAGGCAACGAGAAATATTGACTTTACGTTTTGGATTGTCAGATAATCAGCAGTTGACTTTGAGTCAAGTTGCGAAACGTCTAAACCTAAGTCGAGAAACAATTCGCAAAACTGAACATCTTGCTCTCTCTGTTTTGCGCTCTCATCAAAACAAGATAAAAGACTATCTTCTTAATTAG
- a CDS encoding IS630 family transposase (programmed frameshift), translated as MVKKYTVNLSTEEAEKLRSLIKTGKSKARTITRAHILLMASEGETDATIADRLRVSVSTVERTRAKLIKSGIEGTLNDRPHPPKPRKLDGFKEAFLIATACSDPPSGRTRWTLKLLADRIVRIEVVDSISYETVRSYLKKNDVKPWLKEQWCIPKVDAEYVLRMEDLLDLYGEPLDPKRPVVCFDERPYQLLEDVRESLPAEPEQPLRYDYEYKRNGSVNIFAFFQPLAGWRHMEVTQQRTKVDFAFQMKNLVDIYHRDADVIRLVVDNLNTHNPASLYEVFSPEEARRIVQKLEFHYTPKHASWLNQVEIEFSVLSRQCLERRIKNVQTLSSEIATWEQQRNDACTSVNWRFKTNDARRKMERLYPTISPSKVDLTDY; from the exons ATGGTAAAAAAGTATACTGTAAATTTGAGTACAGAAGAAGCAGAAAAACTGCGATCGCTAATCAAAACAGGTAAGAGTAAAGCAAGAACTATTACTCGTGCCCACATTCTTCTAATGGCTTCTGAGGGTGAAACCGATGCTACTATTGCAGATAGACTACGAGTCAGCGTCTCAACAGTTGAGCGCACCCGCGCCAAGTTGATCAAAAGTGGAATTGAGGGTACACTCAATGACCGTCCTCATCCACCTAAACCACGGAAGCTTGATGGTTTTAAAGAAGCATTTTTGATTGCTACAGCTTGTTCTGACCCACCGTCTGGACGCACACGATGGACACTAAAACTTTTAGCAGACCGGATAGTAAGAATAGAAGTTGTGGATTCTATTAGTTATGAAACTGTGCGTTCCTATTTAAAAAAAA ACGATGTCAAGCCGTGGTTAAAAGAACAATGGTGTATCCCCAAGGTTGATGCAGAGTATGTTTTACGGATGGAAGACTTGTTAGATTTATACGGCGAACCATTAGACCCAAAACGTCCGGTAGTCTGTTTCGATGAACGTCCGTATCAATTGTTAGAAGACGTTAGGGAATCATTACCAGCCGAACCAGAACAACCTCTTCGTTATGATTACGAGTATAAAAGAAACGGTAGTGTCAATATATTTGCTTTTTTTCAACCATTAGCGGGTTGGCGACATATGGAAGTGACACAACAAAGAACAAAAGTAGATTTTGCCTTTCAAATGAAGAATTTGGTAGATATTTATCACCGCGATGCTGATGTTATTCGTCTAGTAGTCGATAACCTGAACACACATAATCCAGCATCTTTATATGAAGTTTTTTCCCCTGAAGAAGCTCGTCGGATTGTTCAAAAATTAGAGTTTCACTATACACCAAAACATGCTTCTTGGTTAAATCAAGTTGAGATTGAATTCTCTGTTTTATCTCGACAGTGTTTAGAACGACGCATAAAAAACGTACAGACATTATCTTCTGAAATCGCCACTTGGGAACAACAACGGAATGATGCATGTACCAGTGTAAATTGGCGCTTTAAAACCAATGATGCACGGAGAAAGATGGAGCGGTTATACCCAACCATCTCACCCAGCAAAGTTGACTTGACAGACTACTAG
- a CDS encoding prevent-host-death family protein, which produces MTIKELLLQEIDNTPNELLEDLLGFLKSLKTSPKHPLATYRELLERIDYLEAIVGIRKGLDEFEQGEGIPSDQALAALEQKLGIPPRS; this is translated from the coding sequence ATGACGATCAAAGAATTGCTATTACAAGAAATTGACAACACTCCAAACGAACTACTAGAGGATCTACTTGGGTTTTTGAAATCACTCAAAACATCTCCAAAACATCCACTAGCCACATATAGAGAACTCTTAGAACGCATTGATTACCTAGAAGCAATAGTAGGTATTCGTAAAGGACTAGATGAGTTTGAGCAGGGTGAAGGAATTCCGTCCGACCAAGCCTTGGCAGCCCTAGAACAGAAACTTGGCATTCCGCCTCGCTCATGA
- a CDS encoding type II toxin-antitoxin system RelE/ParE family toxin translates to MSYQVLIQPTAFQEIETSYRWMCDNLSAEVANSWYYELLDAIASLKEFPNRCSIAPEAPVIGREIRQLWVGKRRKYRVLFVVSENTVAILHVRNSRQSDLGEESE, encoded by the coding sequence ATGAGTTACCAGGTTCTCATTCAACCCACTGCCTTTCAAGAAATCGAAACATCTTATCGTTGGATGTGCGACAATCTGAGTGCTGAAGTAGCCAATAGCTGGTATTATGAACTTCTTGACGCTATCGCTTCACTAAAAGAATTTCCTAATCGCTGTAGCATAGCACCAGAAGCACCAGTGATCGGTCGTGAAATTCGGCAACTCTGGGTTGGAAAACGAAGAAAATATCGAGTTTTATTTGTCGTGTCAGAAAATACTGTAGCAATTCTTCATGTTCGCAACAGTCGCCAATCTGATCTAGGTGAAGAATCCGAGTGA